The genomic interval CATTTAACGACCCCGCTGCCTAACATGGAGCAAATAGAGAAGCGTGTCGTGGAGCAATTGATGATGGAGCAGGAACATGATCATAGAGAAGTCGGGCCACATGTTGTGACGAGTACTATACAAGAGAAGCCTCGCCGCCTGCGGACATGGCTTCAGCATCCGGTAACACACTACACCATTGCAGCTTCGATTACGCTGCTGCTGCTTGCCAGCGGGACTTTTGCCTCCTTCTCACAGAAGCTGGCTCAGCTTGATATGAATGAGAATAAACAGCAGGATATAAGGCCGAATCCGCCAGCGGCGACAGGTGGACATTCCGAATCTTGGTCAGACAGAATGGTTGATCAAACGGGGTCGTGGCTCGATGGCTTAAAAGCATCTCGATTTAGATAAATGAAAAACGATGATAGAAGGGAATGAATCAATGATGAATAAAAGCCCGTTAGCGGCGTTCTTTCTTTCTTTTTTACCTGGCGTAGGACATGCCTATGCAGGTCGCCCAGTACGTGCGGTTTTGTACGGGGGAGCTTTCTTTGGTTCGATAGGATTGTGTATTCTATTTGGATTAATGGGCGGGTATATGGAGGATACAGTTTATATCTTTTTGTTTTTTATAGCGGCGATGGCGGGAATCATTAATATGATTGATATGGTCATCTTCCTGTTGCTAGGCAAGGGATTGCCGTCAGGCGCTGCTAACCAGCATCCATTCGCGCATCCTGCTGATCATTTCTCGCCAGGCTTTGTTCCTTTGGAGCAGGAGCGCCAGCGCGAGAAATCGCGTACCATCATGTTCTCTCTGATTCCGGGTCTAGGGCATATGAATATGGGGCTTATGCAGCGGGGCATTACCTTTCTCATTTCCTTCATTGGCTGGTTTGCGATTATCGTCTTCTTAGGCACGATAACGCACAGGGCAGAGCTGCTCGTGTTTCTTTTGGCGCTTCCCGTTATTTGGATATACAGCATGTTTGACGCAATCAGCCAGCTGCATGCCAAGCAGCGCGGGGAGCATGTGGCGGACCGTGCAATATTTGAGGATATGGAATCGTACATCGCCTCTGGGCGTAAAAGCAAAGTGCTGGCTATCGCGTTAGCTATTTTTCCAGGTGCAGGACATCTGTATCTAGGTTTGCAAAAACGCGGACTGCAGCTAATGGGCGGTTTTCTTCTCGCCGTCTATATTATGGACAATTTGCGCTTGTCGCTGTTTTTTTTCCTGCTTCCGCTGTTCTGGTGCTTTGCTTTCTTCGATGCGCTGCAGCAGACGTCTCGTTATGAGCGTCAGGAGCTTACCGATGAACCGGTATTGACGCAGCTTGTCCCTTATCAGCGCTGGTTTGGTTTTGGGCTGCTGGGATTCGGCGTTTATTACTTGCTCGATCGTGTAGCTGTAGAGGTTACTTCTCATTTCTCAAGGGAGCTTTATTCCCAATACATGCAAATTAAATATATGATACCAACGGCTGTTGTCGCATTTATTATGATTATTGTAGGCATGCGTCTAGCTTTCGGAAGCAAGGCATCTCCGGTAATGAGCAAAGGTAAACCGCCAGAGCTTCATAAGCCGGTGCCAAGAAAGTACGAGGAGGATTCGCATTGAACACCAACACGGTAAATATGGCTGAACCGTCTGTCAATCAACCATCAGGCGTTCGCACTTGGCGCGTCGGCTCATTATCCATGGGCGTGACACTGATTCTCGTGGGGACAGCATTAGCTGTCTCTCTATGGCAGGACATGGAGGCTTACGAGGTGCTCGTGTGGGTCGCACCCGTCGTTTTCATTATGCTTGGAGCGGAGCTGCTGCTTTACTTGAAGTTTTCTAGCAGTGCGCGTACTATCGTTCGTTATGACTGGATGAGTGTCTTTTTTGTAGGAATGGTTGGAACAGCCAGTCTCGGGCTTGCACTGCTCATGTCAACGGGCTTGTTCGATGAGCTGCAGCGAGGGCTGCAAATGTCGCAGCGTTCAGCATTCGTGGAAACGAAGAAAATAGGGGTGCCTGCTGATATTAAGAAGATTGTTGTGCACACCTTGGATGGCGTGACGCTTGAGCATACGGAAACACGTGAGCTTAAGCTGTTTGGCCAAATTCGTTATTGGTCATCCGAGAAGTATGAGCGATTGGACAATAAAATGCTGAAAACCGATGTTGTTGGCTCAACGATGTATGTCATGATTGGTTCCGTCGATCACCGGGACGGCGGCCTCATCTCAGACACGGTCAGCCAGGAGCTGACATTAATTGTACCGAAGGATGTAGAGGTTGTGGAACAGGGGCGTTAGTAGCGGAATTGGAAAAGCAGCTTGAAGCGGGATGTTCTCGCTTTAAGCTGCTTTTTTTAAGAGAGGGGATATGAGGAGATGTCGTTCATTGCTGTACTTCAATGGGCAACTTACTCAATACCTCTTGAAGAGGAGCTAGGACACGATAAGAGCCGCGAAGAGGTATATAACCTAACTTGCGATTAATGCTGAGAATAGGTGCATTTGTTGAGTCATTATCTGTACGGATATATGCGGCTTGATGCTGCTGAGCAAGCTCAATCGCTTTGAGCTTTAAAGCAAAAGCAATCTTTCTGCCGCGATAAGCTCTGCTTACGCCGGTATATTCATGATACATCCCGTTTGTTTGTGGATTAAGCAGGACATTAGTAACCCCTACGAAGCGGTCGCCGTCAGCCGCGATAATCACTTGCTCAGGCGCATAGCCGTCTACTTTCAAATACCATTTGCGCCATTCGACGAAATCAGGGACTTCACCAAGATAACCGGGAATGTCCACCAGCGTTTCTTTATAGATCTCATACAGCTTCTGTTCGCTTTCTTCACCGGGTTCATCGGCAAGCGTTAGGAAGCGCAGCGCCCCAAGGTCTGGCATGCTTGGAAATTGTGGTTGTTGCGCTCCATCATGTTCGCCAAGTGTAAGGACGGACTGGAAGGCATGGCGTTCAATTACAAAAGCATGTCGCTTTGCAAACTGAATCGCATCCTCATTATCGTCCCATACTTCAGTAATGAGCGTAGAAGCGCCGATTTTCAAAGCCCATTTTCCAATGTGAGCTAAAAGCAATTGGCCGATTCCCTGCTTGCGATAAGGCTCTGATACGACAAGCGTATTGCATAAGTAGCCAGGCTCTGTCCAAGGCGCCCGCCAGGTCCAGGCGTAGCCAACAATATCGCCTTGCTCGTTTACTGCAACCTGCCGCTCACGATCGTATCCGGCAAGCAGTCCGTTCTCATCCATCCATGTATGTCCAATCTCATAAAGCTTCTTATCTGCATCATGCAGGTTCTCAGCAGTCGTCGGTTCTGACCACACTTGATTAAGCAATTGTGCAAGCTGCTCGTAGTCCTCTGGCAGCTGCAAGGGGCGTAGTGTAATGGACATGGCGTCCCACCTCATCTTTCGTTTCGGTATTCATATAAGATGATTATGGCACGGATGAAGCAGCCCTAGATAGGGAGAGTTTGACTATAAGCATTAAATAACAAACGAAAAAAAGCTGTGCCAAAGTCAGAGAGACTTTGGCACAGCTTTATATTTATTCATATTGCCGATTATGAAGCGACGGCAACGGCATTGTAAGTCATAATCCATACAGAACCTGCGACGATCGTCAGCAAAATAACGAGGCCGAATATAAGCGCCATCAGGTTGAATCGAGGTTTCTCCTCATCCCTTATGTGCATAAAGAAGATAAGCTGAACAGCAAATTGCAGAACTGCCGTCACAAGGATGAGCAGGGTTGCAGCTTTTTTGCTGAGCAGGTCATTCATTACTACGACAAGCGGAATGATTGTCAGAATGATGGAGAATAGGAAGCCGATCACATAAGACTTCATCGATCCGCCGTGGGACCCGTGTGCGTCCTGCGAATGTGTGTTATGGTTTTCCATCCTACATCACCCCCATCAAATAAACGATTGAGAATACGAAAATCCATACGACGTCCAGAAAATGCCAGTACAAGCTGATGATGCCTATTTTGCGCTTCGTAACGGGTGTAATGCCGCGGCGTCTAATCTGAAGAATCAGTGCAATCATCCAGACTAAGCCGAGCGATACGTGAAGTCCGTGTGTGCCGACGAGAACGAAGAAGGCTGACCAGTAGGCACTCGTTCCGATATTAGCGCCTTCGTGCACCAAATGCATGAACTCATTTACTTCAAGATAGATAAATGAAGCGCCGAGCACTGCTGTAATGGCGAGCCAAAGTATAAGGCCGCGCTTGTTGCCTTTGTTCATTTCAAGAACGGCTATACCGCTTGTAAAGCTGCTTGTCAGTAGAATGAAGGTAGAAATGATAATACCGTTCATCTCAAGCAATTCGGCACCTGTCGGTCCGCCGTCAGTGTTGAGACGGAGGACGACATAGGTTGCAAATAACGTACCGAACAAAATAACGTCGGTTATAAGAAACAGCCAGAAGCCGAACATTTTCATCGATTCTTGATCGTGATGATCGTCATGGTGACCGCCGCCGTGTCCAGCGCCGTGTCCGCCATGCGCTCCTGCTGGAGTGGAAACTGCATGTGCCATTATTTTGTCCCCCTTAACGCTGCTTCCGTACGTTCAATCTCATCCACCGGAATGTAATAATCGGTATCGTAAGAGAACGAACGAACAAGCATACATACGGCTACGCCGACTAGACCTGGTATGGCCATCCATAGCCAATCCCATACGAAGCCGAAGCCTGCAATAAACCAGCAGATCGACATAATGAATGGAATACCTGAATTTTTCGGCATATGAATCGGTTCAAGCGGCGCAAGTGGTTTAGCAGGCTGACCATTCGCAATGCGCTGCTTTTCTTCCCACCACTCGTCTTGGCTAGTAACCTGTGGCAAGCGAGCAAAGTTATAGAGCGGCGCAGGTGATGGAATCGACCATTCTAGCGTACGGCCATCCCATGCATCGCCATCCTTTTCTTTCTTGAAAAACTTGATGCTGTGAGCGATTTGCCATACTTGGAAAATAAACGCGATACCCATCAAGAATGCTCCAACAGTAGAGACGACGTTCAAAGGCTGCCAGCCCATATCGAAGTCATATTCGTTGAAACGACGCGTCATACCCATTAAGCCAAGTGCGTATTGCGGCATGAAACAAACATAGAAGCCGATGTTCCAGAACCAGAATGCCCATTTGCCAAGACCTTCATGCAAACGGAAGCCGAACATTTTTGGCCACCAGTAGTAAAGGCCTGCGAAGTAACCGAACACAACGCCGCCAATAAGCACCTGATGGAAATGCGCGATCAGGAAGTAACTGTTGTGGAACTGGAAGTCAGCAGGTGCGACAGACAAGAGCACCCCGGTCATCCCACCGACAACGAAGCAGGGAATAAATGCTACCGTCCACATCATTGGAGTCGTAAACCTAATTCGGCCTCGATACATCGTAAACAGCCAGTTGAATATTTTAACCCCGGTCGGTATTGCGATAATCATCGTAGTCAAAGCGAAGAAAGCATTGACGTTGGCGCCTGAGCCCATTGTGAAGAAGTGATGCGCCCATGTAAAGAAGGAGAAGAAGCTGATCGACATAAGCGCGAATACCATTGACTTATAACCGAACAATTTTTTCTTCGAGAAAGCCGAAACAATTTCAGAGAAAATACCAAAAGCCGGCAAGATAACAATATATACTTCAGGATGTCCCCACATCCAGATGAGGTTGATATACATCATCGGGTTGCCCCCGCCGTCGAGCGTAAAGAAGTGAGCACCCAGATAACGGTCGATGAACAATAGGAACAAGGTAACAGTCAAAATTGGGAATGCGAAGATAATAGTTACACATGACGACAAAACAGACCATACGAACATCGGCATTTGCATGAGCTTCATGCCTGGTGCACGCATTTTTAGAATCGTAACGATAAAGTTAATACCTGTAGCCAATGAACCGATACCTGAGATTTGAATACCCCATATATAGAAGTCCTGTCCGAGTCCCGGACTTCCTGACAGCTCAGAGAGCGGCGGATAAGCGAGCCATCCAGCATCAGGTGAACCGCCGATAATGAAGGAAACGTTAAACAGCATGGCACCGAAGAAGAACATCCAGAAGCTAAGGGAGTTCAAGAACGGGAATGCAACGTCGCGGGCACCAATTTGCAGTGGAACGACGATATTGAATAAACCGAACATAAGCGGCATCGCCATAAACAAAATCATGATTACGCCGTGCGTCGTAAAGATTTGGTTATAGTGATCCGGCTGCAAAAACTCCACTTCAGGAGCTGCGAGCTGAACACGCATGAGCAGCGCATCAACGCCGCCGCGGAATAGCATAAGAATAGATGCGATGATATACATAATACCGATCTTCTTATGATCGACGCTGGTCAGCCATTCCGTCCAAAGCCAGCGCCATTTTTTGAAAAAGGTAAGCGTGAATATAATCGCCACAACCGACAGGCCGATGGATACTTGAGCCCCTAAAATAAGCGGATCGCCTGTGACGAAAAATTCGGACGCGAAATCTTTAATTTTGTCTAACATGAGGGGTCCTCCTAAAAGTTTGTGGCACAAACTCGCCTCTTAAGCATTTGCTTGAAAGCGGGTTAATGACCCGCATGAATATGAGCATTTAAATCTGGTTTGCTTTTCGTTTCTTTTTGCGTCTCAGACGTATCCGCTGTAATGGATTCTTTATCCGTTCCTGCGGCGGGCTCTGTTGCGGCTCCACCATGATGCTGGTGAGCGCTGCCGTCGCCTTTTACATATTGCGTTACAATTTTATTGAACAATCCTTCAGGGAAGCTGGAGAACAACTGCACATTAGAAGGACCTGGTTCAGTAAGCTTCTCGAACCCTTCCATTGTCAGTTCAGGCGACGATGCTTTAACCTCGCTTACCCAAGCTTTATAGTCCTCTTCAGACGTAGCATCCACCTTGAATGTCATTTTGGCAAAATCTTTTCCTGTGAAGTTAGCACCGGAGCCATAATAGCTGCCTTGCTCATCAGCCTGTAGGAATAAGGTCATTGCCATCCCTGACATGGAATAAATTTGTCCGCCGAGTTGTGGAACCCAGAAGGAGTTCATCGCCGTATCCGATGTTAACTGGAATCTAATCGGCGTATCTTCAGGAATCTTCAAATAGTTGACGGTCGCAATATCCTCTTCTGGATATTTAAACAACCATTTCCAATCAAGTGAAGTAACCTGAATCGTAATTGGCGCCTTAGCCGACTCAATCGGTTTGGAAGGCTCGAGCGCATACGTGTATTTGACGGTGACTATAGCAAGAACAAGGATCGCTACAATCGGAATACTCCACCAGGTAATCTCTAGCTTCGTGCTGTGCTCCCAGTTAGGCTTATAGGAAGCTTTACTGCCGGGCTTATCACGGTACCGCCAGACGATAACAGCTGTCAGGATAAGTACGGGCACGATAATAACCGCACACAGAATGGTTGAAAAATAAATCAAATCTTTCTGAGACTCGCCGATTGGCCCTTTCGGATCGAGCACGATGAATTGCTCGCCGCAGCCGGAAAGCATAACGGCCATTAGCATAATCAGTGCGGGTGTCAGCATACGAAGAAACGGTCTCATCATCAGTTCAACTCCTCAAAATTACTGCTTACGACTACAATAGCAGATCCACAAGGTAATAACTGCGGGGTTAACAATTACGTCAATAATTCGTCTTTATTCTGTAATAGAAAGTTCACGGCTTAGACAACTGTTAGATTTAGGAGCGTTCAGACAGTGAATTGTTCTTACATATAGTAACTTTACCCAAATAAAATTGTTTTGTCCCAGTAAAAGCAAATAGACAGTCGCATCTGGTCATTGACCGAATGTGACTGTCTATTGGTTAAGAGTGATGAAGTTAATTTTAATTATTGAGGCTCGTTAAAATCCTTTGACGACTGGTCTTGGTTAAGGCGTGCATGAACAAGTCCGATTGCTGTGCCAATAACGTAAATATGAACGCTGCCGATTAGGAATCCGATGCCGACCATAAGTCCAACATTTTTATCGCTGAAATGGCTTAAGTTAATGAGGCTGAGTAGAACGCCAATAGATAAAACGATCCAAGAGATGGCAGTCATTGCCTTTACGAGGCGCTTGACATCTGATTTAGAAGGCTGAATGTTGCTGATTGTTGCGGTTTTTGTTGTCATATTTAACACTCCCGATCAATTGTAAGTGTTTTCTTATCCTTACTATACCACAACATCGAGGTTTTGTTCAAAGAAAATTCACTTTTTGATCATAAGTTGGACAAAAATGCGCAAAGATCACGGTTGGTTCATTATTGGAAGGAACAGCAGCCCTCCTCATTAAAGGAAGGCTGCTGTTTGTTTAGTCTGTCCACCAGCGTTTCAAGTCATTCCACCAAGAGCGTCGTCCTGCTGTACCAGATCCATTTTGAGTGGCGTCACTGTCGTTATTTCCTGCACCCGCAGGCTCGCCGCATACATCAGTCGGCTCCGTTCCGCTGATGAAGGTTTCTAATCGTCTGTGCGGACAGCTGCTTTCTGCAAGCTTGCCGCTTGTCGGATCGATATACACGTTCACGATGCCTTCCGGAATCGGGAAAATCTTCGGCGGTATGGCAGTCAGCGCTTGCTCCGTAAATTTTGCGAAAATGGGAGCAGCGCGGTAAGCCTCGGCAACGGTTAATTTGCGATCCTTATCGTAACCTACCCACACTGCTGTCGCTAGTTCAGGCGTATACCCAACGAGCCATGCATCTGTTGGGGTCGTACCCGTCTTGCCTGCTATCGGCCGCTTAATAATAGAAGATACGCGGAAACCTGTTCCGCCTTCTTCAAATACACTCTCCATTAAACTGGTCATAACATAGGCTTCGGCTGGGGTGATGGCTTGCACTGATTTTTGTTTCGCTTCATATAATACCTGTCCCTTGCGATCCTCAATGCGGAGAATCGCAACCGGCTCCATGTGGATGCCGCCGTTTGCGAAAGTGCCAAATGCAGAAGCCATTTCGAATGGGCTGACTGGAAAGGTGCCAAGCGCAAGTGAAGGGACCGGCTTCATCGGACTTTCAATTCCCAGCTTCTTTGCCGTTTCAATAACTTTATCAGCTCCGACGGTCATGATGGTGTTAACCGCATAAATATTGTCCGAGCTGGCCAGCGCCTGTCTCATATCAATCAGCTCATTCAAATACTTGTCACCGTAGTTGCGCGGTTCATACGTCTTCCGTCCCTCATCATAAGTGAATACAGTTGGTTCACTTTTATAACGGGTAACAGGTGACATAAAACCACTTTGCAAGGCGGTTAAATATAAGAAAGGCTTAAAGGAGGAGCCGGGTTGGCGCGTCTTTGCAAACACTCGATTATATTGGTTGTTCTTATAATTTCTTCCGCCAACCATCGCTTTGATATATCCGGTGCGCGGGTCTATAGCAATGAGCGCCGCCTGCTGCTCAGAGTTTTCGGGAAAGCCCTTTGCAATGACCTCTTCAGCCGTTGCTTGCGCGGACGGATCAAGCGTTGTATAGATGGTAATTCCGCCCTCATTCAGCAAATGTTCATTAATACCTAGCTTGTCGACAGCAATATACCTGATATAATCGCGAAAATAAGGCGCAAACCCTTCCTGGTCGCCAGAGCCAAGTGTCTGGAAGCTCAGCATTTCCTTATAAGCGGCATCGGCCTGCTCGGATGTAATTGAGCCGCCTTCAAGCATCGCCTGTAAAATAGTAAGCTGGCGGTCCTTTGCATTCTTCATGTTAAGGTACGGCGAATAATACTTAGGGCCCTTCGGAATGCCGGCAAGCATCGCGCTTTCTGCAAGCGTGAGCTCGGAAGCGTGTTTATTGAAGTACATCATCGCCGCTGCTTCAATACCATAGGAGCCGTGGCCATAATAAATTTGATTCAAATACATGCCCAGAATTTCGTCCTTGGAGTAATTCATTTCAAGCTGAACCGTGTACATCGCTTCCTTCAGCTTGCGCTGCCAGGTTCGCTCATGCGTCAAATATAGATTACGTGCGAGCTGCTGAGTAAGCGTGCTTGCGCCTTGGCGTGCCGAGAAGCTTTGGACGTTAACCATAACGGCTCGCGCCATTCCCTTCATATCGAAGCCGCGATGATCATAGAAGCGGCGATCCTCAATAGCTAAGGTTGCTTCAATTACATAATGCGAAATGTCGGATAGCTGTACAGAACGGCGGTTCTCTCCAGCATGAAACGTATCGATGACATTGCCATGCAAATCAAGCATTTGAGATGTTTGGCTAATCGCAGTGACTGGCAGCGATTGCGTACGTAAGAAGATAAGTGTACCGGCCAAGATGAGTATGAAAAGGGTGAATGCGGCAGCTGCCCATCTCAACCATTTCTTCATTTTCAGAAATTGGGGAAGGAACCTCTCGGTTATAAATGGAAAAGCAGGCCTGCGGCGCAGCTTACCCTGCTGGTTGGAATTTTTTTTCATGGAGCAGGCTCCCTTCAATGCAAAACTTCGCTTTTCCTTAGTATGGAAAAACGAAGAACACCCTATTCACGAAGAGGAGCGTAATCGTAAATATTTGTAGAAGGGGATTAGATAGTTTTCATTATATAGATTGATATTCGGACTTTATTCAGTAGCGTGGCAAAAGAATGAGCAGCCTGCAGTACAAAAATAATAGGCTTGAAATTAGGATGTTGACGATAAGGAAAACGCATGATAATCTCTGATTAAAGGTTTAACCACGAATGACGAGCGTTATTTGGTTAAACGTTTAATTGGTTATCATAATCGTAAAATAAGGCATGGTACTATGCAAAGATCCATGAACCTTCCTTATTATGCTGCCAAGGGTTCAAAAATTGTTCTATTGAAAGGTGGTGTTGCCTGACATAGTGGATGACGATTTATGAATGCGTTTACATTATAATCGCACTTATTCAAATCAACGCAGGTAAATGAGCTTCTATTATATGAAAAGGATCGTGATGATTAATGACGAATAGCCTTAAGAAACGTCTATCCGTACTCATTATTATGAGTATGGTGCTCACATTCTTCGCGCAGGCACAGACTAGCTATGCAGCTTCTTACGAAGCGGAGTCGGCTTTACTCTTAGGGGGAGCTGTATACGCGAATGATCATACGGGTTATTCCGGTTCTGGCTTCGTTGGCGGTTTTATAGATGGCAATAAGGGAAATGCAGCTGCTCAGTTTACAGTAAGCGCGGCAGCAGCTGGGGTTCATAACGTAACCGTGCGGTATGCGAATGGAAATGGCAGTGCGAAGACGTTGAGCCTATACGTAAATGGTGTCAAAATGAAGCAAACGACGCTGAATGCAACCGCGAATTGGGACAGCTGGACGACCAGCACGGAAGCATTGACGCTCGCAGCAGGCAGCAATACGATCCGCTACAAATTCGACACGACAGACACAGGAAACGTAAACTTAGACAAAATTGATGTTGAAGCAGTGCCAGCTGGGCCAAACACCCTTGAAGCAGAAGCGGCGACTCTTACGGGAGGAACAACTATAGCTAACGATCATACGGGCTATACGGGAACCGGATTTGTCGGAGGCTTCACAGATGGCAACAAAGGAAGCGCGGCGGTACAATTTGCAGTTACGCCAGCCGCAGCCGGAAGCCGTGAGCTGACGTTCCGATATTCAAATGGAACAGGCAGCGATAAAACATTAAGCCTTTATCTGAATGGAACAAAGCTTCGTCAGGTTATGCTTCAAGCTACATCGAATTGGGACACATGGGGCACCAAGCTGGAAGTCGTTACTCTGAATGCAGGCAGCAATGCCGTTCGGCTTCAATTTGATACGACGGATTCTGGAAATATCAATTTGGATAACCTCGTTGTAGGTGCTCTTACAACAACGCCGACACCAACCCCTACAGCAGCTCCAACTCCAACACCAACCGTGACACCAACGCCTACGCCTACTGTAACACCAACACCAACGCCGGGCACGGGGTTTGTGTATCAAGCGGAAGATCAATTTTTCTCAGGTGGAGTAACCAAAGCATCGACCTATTTGCAAAACTTTACAAGCGTCGGTGCGAGAGCAATTTTCACCGTTAACCGGACTGCGGAGGGGAACTCGGCTGTTGAGCTTCGCTACGCAAATGGAACAGGGGCGAGCAAGACGATAAATATTTACGTGAATGGCGTGTTTGTTAAAACAACAACACTCTCAGCAACTGGAGGAGCAACCACTTGGGGCAGTCAAAGCGAGACGCTGAGCCTCCGCAAAGGTTTAAATACGATTACGTATCAATATGACAGCGGAAATAGCGGCGGAATAGCGATCGATTACATTTCCGCAGCAGGTGGAATCAGCTTGGCGGCGCGGGGAGCAACCGTACCTTATCAAGAGCTGGAAGCGGAGAGCGGCACGACGAACGCTCAGGTGCTTACAGCAAACCGTACTTATTTAACTGTTGAATCAGAATCGTCGGGAAGACGCGCTGTAAAGCTGACATCTACTGGGCATTATGTGCAGTGGACAGCGCCACAAGCAGCTAACTCTGTTGTTGTCAGGTATAGTA from Paenibacillus sp. FSL K6-3182 carries:
- a CDS encoding GNAT family N-acetyltransferase: MSITLRPLQLPEDYEQLAQLLNQVWSEPTTAENLHDADKKLYEIGHTWMDENGLLAGYDRERQVAVNEQGDIVGYAWTWRAPWTEPGYLCNTLVVSEPYRKQGIGQLLLAHIGKWALKIGASTLITEVWDDNEDAIQFAKRHAFVIERHAFQSVLTLGEHDGAQQPQFPSMPDLGALRFLTLADEPGEESEQKLYEIYKETLVDIPGYLGEVPDFVEWRKWYLKVDGYAPEQVIIAADGDRFVGVTNVLLNPQTNGMYHEYTGVSRAYRGRKIAFALKLKAIELAQQHQAAYIRTDNDSTNAPILSINRKLGYIPLRGSYRVLAPLQEVLSKLPIEVQQ
- the cyoD gene encoding cytochrome o ubiquinol oxidase subunit IV, whose translation is MENHNTHSQDAHGSHGGSMKSYVIGFLFSIILTIIPLVVVMNDLLSKKAATLLILVTAVLQFAVQLIFFMHIRDEEKPRFNLMALIFGLVILLTIVAGSVWIMTYNAVAVAS
- the cyoC gene encoding cytochrome o ubiquinol oxidase subunit III, with protein sequence MAHAVSTPAGAHGGHGAGHGGGHHDDHHDQESMKMFGFWLFLITDVILFGTLFATYVVLRLNTDGGPTGAELLEMNGIIISTFILLTSSFTSGIAVLEMNKGNKRGLILWLAITAVLGASFIYLEVNEFMHLVHEGANIGTSAYWSAFFVLVGTHGLHVSLGLVWMIALILQIRRRGITPVTKRKIGIISLYWHFLDVVWIFVFSIVYLMGVM
- a CDS encoding cbb3-type cytochrome c oxidase subunit I gives rise to the protein MLDKIKDFASEFFVTGDPLILGAQVSIGLSVVAIIFTLTFFKKWRWLWTEWLTSVDHKKIGIMYIIASILMLFRGGVDALLMRVQLAAPEVEFLQPDHYNQIFTTHGVIMILFMAMPLMFGLFNIVVPLQIGARDVAFPFLNSLSFWMFFFGAMLFNVSFIIGGSPDAGWLAYPPLSELSGSPGLGQDFYIWGIQISGIGSLATGINFIVTILKMRAPGMKLMQMPMFVWSVLSSCVTIIFAFPILTVTLFLLFIDRYLGAHFFTLDGGGNPMMYINLIWMWGHPEVYIVILPAFGIFSEIVSAFSKKKLFGYKSMVFALMSISFFSFFTWAHHFFTMGSGANVNAFFALTTMIIAIPTGVKIFNWLFTMYRGRIRFTTPMMWTVAFIPCFVVGGMTGVLLSVAPADFQFHNSYFLIAHFHQVLIGGVVFGYFAGLYYWWPKMFGFRLHEGLGKWAFWFWNIGFYVCFMPQYALGLMGMTRRFNEYDFDMGWQPLNVVSTVGAFLMGIAFIFQVWQIAHSIKFFKKEKDGDAWDGRTLEWSIPSPAPLYNFARLPQVTSQDEWWEEKQRIANGQPAKPLAPLEPIHMPKNSGIPFIMSICWFIAGFGFVWDWLWMAIPGLVGVAVCMLVRSFSYDTDYYIPVDEIERTEAALRGTK
- the cyoA gene encoding ubiquinol oxidase subunit II — its product is MRPFLRMLTPALIMLMAVMLSGCGEQFIVLDPKGPIGESQKDLIYFSTILCAVIIVPVLILTAVIVWRYRDKPGSKASYKPNWEHSTKLEITWWSIPIVAILVLAIVTVKYTYALEPSKPIESAKAPITIQVTSLDWKWLFKYPEEDIATVNYLKIPEDTPIRFQLTSDTAMNSFWVPQLGGQIYSMSGMAMTLFLQADEQGSYYGSGANFTGKDFAKMTFKVDATSEEDYKAWVSEVKASSPELTMEGFEKLTEPGPSNVQLFSSFPEGLFNKIVTQYVKGDGSAHQHHGGAATEPAAGTDKESITADTSETQKETKSKPDLNAHIHAGH
- a CDS encoding PBP1A family penicillin-binding protein, which gives rise to MKKNSNQQGKLRRRPAFPFITERFLPQFLKMKKWLRWAAAAFTLFILILAGTLIFLRTQSLPVTAISQTSQMLDLHGNVIDTFHAGENRRSVQLSDISHYVIEATLAIEDRRFYDHRGFDMKGMARAVMVNVQSFSARQGASTLTQQLARNLYLTHERTWQRKLKEAMYTVQLEMNYSKDEILGMYLNQIYYGHGSYGIEAAAMMYFNKHASELTLAESAMLAGIPKGPKYYSPYLNMKNAKDRQLTILQAMLEGGSITSEQADAAYKEMLSFQTLGSGDQEGFAPYFRDYIRYIAVDKLGINEHLLNEGGITIYTTLDPSAQATAEEVIAKGFPENSEQQAALIAIDPRTGYIKAMVGGRNYKNNQYNRVFAKTRQPGSSFKPFLYLTALQSGFMSPVTRYKSEPTVFTYDEGRKTYEPRNYGDKYLNELIDMRQALASSDNIYAVNTIMTVGADKVIETAKKLGIESPMKPVPSLALGTFPVSPFEMASAFGTFANGGIHMEPVAILRIEDRKGQVLYEAKQKSVQAITPAEAYVMTSLMESVFEEGGTGFRVSSIIKRPIAGKTGTTPTDAWLVGYTPELATAVWVGYDKDRKLTVAEAYRAAPIFAKFTEQALTAIPPKIFPIPEGIVNVYIDPTSGKLAESSCPHRRLETFISGTEPTDVCGEPAGAGNNDSDATQNGSGTAGRRSWWNDLKRWWTD